One part of the Bacteroidetes bacterium SB0662_bin_6 genome encodes these proteins:
- the modA gene encoding molybdate ABC transporter substrate-binding protein, whose amino-acid sequence MPARFCMHGWKRSIMSARPTWRYLPSRHSARCSNRTRTMWIYGPILAGPISTIRKIPWKRSGKRTWPSNRTRIISPPITTGPFFCCASTGSTKPWSNSVESWPWLKTVLYMSGKPKPGYALFARMRKHPDSRFPKGSAPRLISGFALLWCVGVLLTGCRPPPQARALDVYAAASLTDVMEALADTFRVMPGGVRVTVNVAGSSLLARQIERGAGADLFVSAHPDWTEYLYAKRRISPPVELPVANRLVQVRRQNGNPSENERIALADPEHVPAGMYAREALLCEGRWAILAPRLVPTLDVRAAVAAVEAGAAGSAIVYASDAAMAPKLQVEDVVSERCDPQIRYTAAVVSGSALQEDALRFLALMHNPAAAQLWQRFGFGYDSTRSASDNSLESSSRRSTPLPSSNVPHMPIASIRPSAK is encoded by the coding sequence ATGCCGGCACGCTTTTGTATGCATGGATGGAAGCGGTCTATAATGAGCGCAAGACCGACGTGGCGCTACTTGCCATCGAGGCATTCGGCAAGGTGCTCGAACAGAACCCGGACGATGTGGATATACGGGCCGATCTTGGCTGGGCCTATCAGTACGATCCGCAAAATCCCATGGAAGCGATCCGGCAAACGAACCTGGCCCTCGAACAGGACCCGGATCATCTCGCCGCCAATTACAACCGGGCCGTTTTTCTGCTGCGCATCAACCGGATCAACGAAGCCCTGGAGCAATTCGGTCGAGTCGTGGCCCTGGCTGAAGACGGTTCTGTATATGAGCGGCAAGCCGAAGCCTGGATACGCACTATTCGCGAGAATGCGGAAGCATCCTGATAGCCGGTTTCCGAAAGGTTCTGCGCCTCGCCTGATTTCCGGGTTTGCTTTGCTGTGGTGTGTCGGGGTGCTCCTGACGGGATGCCGACCCCCGCCGCAAGCCCGCGCCCTCGACGTATATGCCGCGGCTTCGCTGACGGATGTCATGGAAGCCCTGGCCGATACGTTTCGCGTCATGCCGGGGGGCGTGCGGGTCACGGTGAATGTGGCCGGCAGTTCGCTGCTTGCCCGTCAGATCGAGCGTGGGGCAGGCGCCGACCTGTTCGTATCCGCACACCCCGACTGGACGGAATACCTGTATGCAAAACGCCGCATTTCGCCGCCCGTCGAACTACCTGTCGCCAATCGGCTTGTACAGGTCCGGCGTCAGAATGGAAATCCTTCCGAAAACGAACGCATTGCGCTGGCCGACCCGGAACATGTGCCCGCGGGGATGTATGCACGGGAGGCGTTGCTGTGCGAAGGCCGGTGGGCCATACTCGCGCCTCGTCTCGTGCCGACGCTTGATGTTCGCGCGGCGGTTGCCGCCGTAGAGGCAGGGGCGGCGGGCTCGGCTATCGTGTATGCTTCCGACGCCGCCATGGCGCCGAAATTACAGGTGGAGGATGTGGTTTCGGAACGGTGCGATCCACAGATACGGTACACGGCGGCGGTTGTGTCGGGTAGTGCGCTTCAGGAAGACGCCCTGCGCTTCCTGGCGCTGATGCATAATCCGGCGGCGGCGCAACTCTGGCAGCGGTTTGGTTTCGGCTACGATTCCACCCGCAGCGCATCGGACAATTCATTGGAATCGTCGTCGCGCCGCTCGACGCCGCTGCCTTCGAGTAACGTCCCGCACATGCCGATCGCATCGATCAGGCCGTCCGCAAAGTGA
- a CDS encoding integration host factor subunit beta: protein MTRIETEAVINGFISCVSEALESGEGIELRGFGTFHVKYRQPRKARNPRTNEEVPVAARYMPMFRPSRSLRSRVDTAVRLSQGSEMGRSHG from the coding sequence ATGACCAGAATTGAAACGGAAGCGGTCATCAACGGCTTTATTTCCTGTGTTTCGGAGGCTCTGGAATCAGGGGAAGGTATTGAACTTCGGGGGTTCGGGACCTTCCATGTCAAGTACCGGCAGCCTCGCAAGGCGCGTAATCCGCGCACGAACGAGGAAGTTCCGGTCGCGGCGCGGTATATGCCGATGTTCCGTCCTTCCAGAAGCCTGCGCAGCAGGGTGGATACGGCGGTAAGGCTCAGCCAGGGAAGCGAGATGGGCCGATCCCATGGGTAA